CATCAGGACGCCCACCTGATCGTGCTGGACAAGCCCGCCAATCTGCTGGCTGTGCCCGGTCGGGGTGAGGAAAACCACGATTCGCTCAGCGTGCGCGTGCAATGCCTGTTTCCGGATGCGCTCATCGTGCACCGCCTGGACATGGGCACGAGCGGGCTGATGGTGATGGCGCGCACCCCGCAAGCCCAGCGCCGGCTGGGCGATGCCTTTGCGCGGCGGCAGGTGCACAAGCGCTATGTGGCGATCGTGCAGGGTCATCTGCAGTCGGTCGGTGATGCCTGGCAAACCATCGATGCGCCCCTGTGCGTGGATTGGCCCAACCGGCCGCGCAGCAGGATCGATCGGGAACATGGCAAGCCGAGCATAACGCACTGGCGCACGGTGCCTGTGCCGGAGGTTTTTCCCGGCCTGGCTGAAGAATTCCTGCGCCCGCAGGGGCTGCACAGCGTGGTCGACCTGGAGCCTGTCACGGGGCGCTCGCACCAGTTGCGCGTGCACCTGCAATCGCTCGGCCATCCGATTGCGGGCGATCTGCTCTATGGCGATGCGGCCAATCAGGCAATGGCGCCGCGCCTGCTGCTGCATGCCTATGCCCTGTCGCTGCCGCATCCGGAGACCGGGGCGCTGATGCACTGGCATTGCCCTGCCCGCTTCGATCTGCTGGAGGGATTGCCGCAATATCGCACGGTGCAAGTCCCCCCGGCACAGAGGGGTTTGAACACTCCCCCATAAATGGGGCCACAATTCACTCCATGCAGGTATTGAACGACGTATCTTCTTCCTCCCGCCATCAGGACTCGCGCCGGCTTGTGGACCGCTTTGGCCGCAGCATCGATTACCTGCGCGTGTCGGTCACCGACCGCTGCGATCTGCGCTGCTCCTACTGCATCCCCAAGGGCTTCCGCGATTTCGAGGAGCCGGAGAACTGGCTGACCTTTGACGAGCTCACGCGTGTGGTGGCTGCCTTTGCGCGTCTGGGTACCACGCGTTTCCGCCTGACCGGTGGCGAGCCGCTGCTGCGCCGCAATCTGCCGGATCTGGCGCGGCGCATTTCGGCGCTGCCGAATGTAGAGGATCTTTCGCTCACCACCAATGGCACGCAGTTGGGCAAGCATGCCAAAGCCTTGCGCGAAGCAGGCGTGATGCGGCTGAACGTAAGCCTGGATTCGCTGCGCGGCGAATGCGTCGAGCAGATCACCGGCAGCGACAGCCTGCAGAAGGTACTGGACGGCCTGCGCAACGCGCGCGAGGCGGGCTTTGACCGCATCAAGATCAACATGGTGCCGATGCAGGGCGTGAACGATGGCGATATCGACGCCATGGTGGCCTTCTGCATGGAAAACGGCTTTGTGCTGCGCATGATCGAGGCCATGCCGATGGGCCATACCGGGCAGGACACGCAGGGCCTTTCGCTGACCGCCCTGCTCTCGCAACTGGAGAAGAAATACGAACTGGTGCCGACCACGGTGCGGCTGGGCGGTGGTCCGGCACGCTACTGGGTGAGCCCCGGTACCGGATTCACGCTGGGCCTGATCACGCCGATTTCGCAGCACTTCTGCGAAACCTGCAACCGGGTACGCCTGTCGGTGGATGGCACGCTCTATATGTGCCTGGGGCAGGATGAAAGTTTCGAACTGCGCCCCTTGCTGCGTGCGGGTTGCAGCGACGAGGAACTGGAAGCCGCCATCCGTGAAGCCATCGAACTCAAGCCGGAGCGGCACGAGTTTGTCGAGCGGCCGGAAAAAACCGTCCGCTTCATGTCGATGACGGGCGGCTGAGCCCGCTGCTTCTTCGAAGCTTGTGCACCGCCGCGATCCTGCGGCGGGCCACTGCGCTTACTTCTTCTTCGGCCGGAAGGCGTTGACGACCTCGCTGCGGGTGTCGATATAGGGGCCGCCCATCAGTTCGATGCAGTACGGCACCGAGGCGAAGATGCCATGCACCACCACCTGGCCGTCGGCGTTCTTCACGCCTTCCAGTGTTTCCTGGATGGCCTTGGGACGGCCCGGCAGGTTCAGGATCAGGCTGGTACCGCGGATCACGCCCACCTGGCGCGACAGGATGGCGGTGGGAACGTAGTACAGGCTGACCTGGCGCATCTGTTCGCCAAAGCCTGGCATGACGCGGTCCGCCACCGCCAGCGTGGCTTCGGGCGTGACGTCGCGCGGTGCCGGGCCGGTTCCGCCCGTGGTCAGGACCAGGGCGCAGCCTTCCTGGTCGGCCAGGGTGCGCAGGGTGTGCTCGATGACGGGCTGCTCATCGGGGATCAGGCGCTCGACAAATTCAACCGGGTTGCGCAGGGCACGTTCCAGCCAGGCGCGCAGCGAAGGCAGGCCTTCGTCCTGATAGACGCCGCTGCTGGCGCGATCGCTGACCGAGACGAGTCCGATGCGGATGACGGGCAGGTTTTCCATCAGAACCATCCTTTTCCTGGCAGGGGGTAGATCGTGACCGGATCGCCGACGGCGACCGGGGTGTCAGGGGTGATTTCGGCCAGGACGTTGGCCTGCACGCAGGCCGAGAGCATGGCGGAGCCCTGTCCTTGCAGCGCGTTGACGTGCCAGCGGCCATCGGGGCCGGCATGGGCCACGGCGCGCAGGAATTCGCGGCGCGGCTCGCGCTTGGTGCGCTCGAAGCCGGACACAGCCTGCACGGCCAGCGGTTCGGGCTGTGGCATGCCCTGCAGCTTGCGCAGCGCCGGGGCAACCAGCATGAAGAAGGTGACGAAGGTCGCGACCGGGTTGCCCGGCAGCATGAAGACATGCGCGTGTCCGGCACGGCCCCAGGCGAAGGGCTTGCCGGGCTTGATGGCGAGTTTCCAGACGTCGAGCTGCCCGATGTCGGCGAGGGCGGCACGGATATGGTCTTCTTCCCCCACGGAGACACCGCCGCTGGTCAGGATCACGTCGGCCTGCTGCGAGGCGGCCTGCAGGCGTTCGCGCGTGACGGCGGCGTTGTCGGGCAGGCATTCGCTGGACACCACCTCGACCGGCATGCCGGCCAGCCAGGCAAGCATCTGGTAGCGGTTGGCGTCGAAGATCTGGCCGGGGGCGAGTTCGGTGCCCGGTTCACGCAGTTCGTTGCCGCTCGAGAATACCGCCACACGCAAGGGGCGCAGCACCGGCAGCGTCGCATGGCCCTGGCTGGCGGCGAGTGCGACGGCGGCCGGATCGAGCAGCGTGCCCTGCGGCAGCAGCACGCCGCCAGCCGCGTATTCTTCGGCGCGATGGCGGATATGGGAGCCCACAGGGGCCGGTTTGGTCAGGACCACCGCTTCGCCCTCGGTCTGCACGTCCTCCTGTGCAACCACGGCGGTGGTACCGGCAGGGACCGGAGCGCCGGTGAAAATGCGTGCGGCCTGGCCGGGCTGCAGCGTCAGGGAGGTGCTTTCGCCGGCGGCGATACGGCCAGCCAGCGTGAAGCGTGTGCCGTTGCCATCGGGATCAGCCAGGGCGTAGCCGTCCATGGCGCTGTTGTCGAATTGCGGAGTGTCGTGCAGCGCGGGCAAGTCGGCGGCCAGCACATGGCCGCAGGCCTGCGCCAGCGGAACGGACATCGTGTCGGAGATCGGCTGCAGGGACGCCAGCAGCTGACGCAGGGCGTCGTGGTAGTCAAGCATCATGGGATAACAGGTGTTCGAGTTGAAGCAAGGCGGCAGGGTCGTTGGCGTTGGCAAACGCTGCTGCATCGTCGAAGGCAACGGCTTGTGCGGCGCGGCTGGCGATCCAGCCGCGCAGGCTGCGCTGGCCGGAGGCCAGATACGCCGGAACGCTGGCCAGTGTCGCGCATTTTGCCAGCGCCATGGCGGGTTGCGGGCGATCGCCGCATTGCGGGTAGGCGATTTCAAGCGCGGGGTTCTGCTGCAGAGTGGCGAGCAGATCGTGCACCAGATGGCCGGGGAGCAGCGGTGCGTCGCAGGGGGCCAGTTGCACGTAGCCGGGGGTATGCGCCAGCGTGGCAGCCAGAGAGGCAAGTGCAGCCATGGGGCCCATGCTCTGCCAACGGGTTTCGTCCGTATGCACCGGATAGCCGAGGGCGGCGTAATCGGGCAGGTTGCGGTTGGCGCTGATCAGCAATTGCTGCACCTGCGGGCGCAGGCGCGCGATCACGTGATGCATCAGGGGCTGGCCGGCAAGCCGGGTCATGCCCTTGTCCTGCCCCCCCATGCGCCGCCCTTCTCCTCCCGCAAGGATGAGTGCGGTGACCGGCAATGCGTCAGACATCGTTGATGCGTACCGGTGAAGCGGCAGCGGCAAGCGCTCTGCCCGGGGTGCTTGAGAAAGCCTGCTGCAATGTCATTGCGGTCCGGCCTCGTCGCTCCAGCGCGCGCGCGCGGCATCGTCGCTATCCTTGGCAGCCACCCAGCTGGTGCTGCCGTCGGCAAACTCCTCGCGCTTCCAGAACGGCGCTTCGGTCTTGAGGTAGTCCATCAGGTATTCGGCGGCGGCGAAGGCGGCGCGGCGGTGGCCCGAAGAGACCAGTACCAGTACGATGCCTTCACCCGGTTGCAGACGGCCCACGCGGTGCACCACGCGACAGGCGGTAACCGGCCAGCGCGCGCCGGCCTGACGGGCGATGCGTTCGATTTCGCTTTCGGTGACGCCGGGGTAGTGCTCGAGATGCAGGGCGGCCAGCGCATCGGCCTGGTCGTGCGCGCGCACCATGCCCTGGAATGCGACGAGTGCACCGGCATCCCCGGCATGCTGGCGCAGCGCCTGCTCTTCGGCACCAAGGTCAAAGGCCTGCTGCTGGACGGAAACGGTCAGCCACATGCTCAGCCTCCGGTAACGGGCGGCAGGATGCCGACTTCGGCACCATCGGGCACGGGCATTTCGCCATAGGCCATCTGGCGGTTGAGGGCCATGCGGAAGACCTGGCCGGGCGCCAGCGCCTCGGCCCATTGCGGGCCACGCTCGCGCAGGTGCTGCAGCAGCGCATCGGTGCTGCCGCCGTTCCACTCCAGTTCTTCGCTGTCGCGGCCGACGCGGTCGCGCAGCACGCCAAAATACAGAATCCGGATCATCTCGCTCCCTGATCGGTTGAGGACATGCCGGCCATCATAGGCGAAAGGCTGCGGCCCTTCACTCCGCCGGGCTGCCAGCAGGCTCCTTCGTTCGGCGTAGCTCCGGCGCGGGTGCCCTACTTCCTCCGGCGGGGACATGTCTTGTCTTGCAGCCCTGGGAGCGGTGTTGTGGCCCACCTGGGGGCAGCTGCGTGGAACAAGCCACTACACTAGGGCGCTACGCAACCCTTGCTACTGGAACCTCATGTCTTCCCTCACCCATTTCGATGCCACCGGCCAGGCCCACATGGTGGACGTGGGCGAAAAAGCGGAAACCCGCCGCCGCGCCACCGCCACTGGCCATATCACCATGCTGCCCGAGACCTTTGCCCTGCTCGACCAGGGGCAGGCGAAGAAAGGCGATGTGCTGGGCGTGGCGCGCTTGGCGGCCATCCAGGGCACCAAGCACACCGCCCTGCTGATTCCGCTCTGCCATCCGCTGGCGCTGACGCATGTGGGGGTGGAATTCGAGAAGGAGGTTGCACTGCACCGGGTGCATATCCGTGTGACGACGGAAACGGTGGGCCGCACGGGCGTGGAAATGGAGGCACTGTCCGGTGCCATGGCCGGACTGCTGACCGTGTACGACATGCTCAAGGCCGTGGACCGCGGCATGCGCATCGATGGCGTGCGACTGCTGGAAAAGCTGGGCGGCAAGAGCGGGCACTGGCAGGCAGGGGAAGGTGCTGCCGGCTGAACAATCCTGCTGGGGTCAATGACGCCCGGTAAATTTACCAGGAACGCACGCGGCCGGTATCGACGTGCACGAACTGGCTGTCAGGATAGTAACCAACGCCGCCTGCTTTCAGCGACTTGGCGGCATCGCGCAGTTCGGCCAGCGGCACGCCGGGCAGGCGCACGTCGATGGCCTTGCCTTCCATGTGCAGGCTCTTCCTGGCGACGCCACCACCGCGCGTATTGCGCAGGGTGCTGTTGGTGACCGGGCTGCGGTAGCCGGAAATCACATCGAAGGTCTGGCTGGTGCCAAGCGCCTGGCGCACGCGGTACAGCAGGTCGAACAGCGTGGGATCCATGGAGCCGACGATGCCGCTGTAGTGGTCGCGCAGGAAGGTGTTCAGGCGCGTCATGGATTGCGGCAGGAAATTGTCGCCCACGGCATAAACCAGCGAGATGCGCTCGTTGGTATGCAGATTGTTGAAGGAAAGGCCGCGGGACGAGGGAATGGAAGCGAGAGCGCTGCCGCTACCGACAGCGAGGGTTCCGGCGGCAGTGGCGCGGAGGGCGGAACCCAGAAAATAGCGGCGGGAAGGAGTCTTTGTCTGGATCATGAATTCAAGGCAACCTGGATAGCGTGCGGGACAACCTGACTTGGAGCGGCTTGTCGCGTCAGAAGTTGCATGCAGCGCACAAAAAACAGGAAAAAGCAGGTGGCCGATTCACTATTGCAACAGACTACCTGCCCCATGTAACAGTCATGAAAAACTGTCGATGGAGCTTATTGTAGGGATGGCGCGCTCGCGGCGCTACTGTTTTTTTGTAACGCCGTCGCTGACTTAGGCTGAATTCTTGTTGTTTTACCTTGAGCCAGCAAGTCGGCCAGCTTGCGGTCGTGGCCGTACAGGTCGGGGAAGAACAGCAGCTGCCCGTTACTGACCACGGTGGTCATGTAAGTGATCACAACCGGCAGCGGTTCCTTCAGGCGCACCGTGCTGGCCTTGCCTGCCCCCATGGCCTTGCGGATGCGTTCTTCCGTCCAGGCCGGGTCGTCCTGCAGCACGAATTTGGCCAGCTGCACCGGCTCCTCCACCCGGATGCAGCCGTGGCTGAAGTCGCGTCGGGTGCGGTTGAACAGGCCGGGCGACGAGGTGTGGTGCAGGTAGATATTCTGGTTGTTCGGAAAAACGAACTTGATGTCGCCCAGCGCGTTGCTCCGGCCGGGCTTCTGGCGGATGCGCGCCGTGCCGTTGAGCACGCCCTGCAGGCCGCCCTGCCCCACGATCTCGAAGCCGTTGCGGGCCATGTAGCCCGGATCGCGGCGGATCTTGGGGATGGTTTCGGAGCGCGCGATGGAGGGCGGCACGTTCCAGTAGGGGCTGAATTCGATGTAGCGCATGTCCTCGTCGAAAAGCGGCGTGCGCGTGTCCAGCGCCTTGCCGACGATCACGCGCATGGAAATCCTGGGTTCTTCCTGGCCATTGGCGTTGTCATAGGCGCGCAGGCGGAACTCGGGCACGTTGACCACGATGGTGCGATGGCCCTGCAGCATCGGCGTCCAGCGCAGGCGCTCCATGGCCAGCGCGATGCGGTCGGCACGCTGCCTGGGGGATTCATTCAGCTTGTCGAGCGTGGCCTTGTTGAGGATGCCGTTTTCGGGCAGGCCATAGCGCTGCTGGAAGGCTTTGACGCCGGCCTGCAGGGTGCTGTTGTAGGTGGCCGGGGCCGCGGTGCCGGCGGGCAGGTCGCCCAGGGCGATCAGGCGCTGCGTCAGCATGGGCAGACCGGCCCAGGCCTGGCTGTTGCCGAGTTTTCCGCCCTTGGGCAAGGCAGGGAGTGTTCCCGCCCAGGCGGGATCATTGGCCAGCTGGCGCTCGCGCTCGAGGGCCTTGCGCAGTTCGGCATACATGGGTACGCGCGGTGTGGCCGCATCGAAGGCGCTGCCCAGATTGCCCATGCCCAGGGCTTCGCGCAGGGCCGTCGGGGCATCGAAGGCCTTCCAGTCGGTCTTGTTGGCGTCGTAGTTCGTGCCGAGCTGGCGCGGATCGACGCGGCCGTTGCGCAGGTGATGCAGATACAGTTCGAGCTTGTCGGTCAGTTGTGCATCCAGACTGGCAGCGGTGGCAGGATCGAGCGCCCTGCCCTGGTTGGCCTGGATGGTCTGCAGCAGTTGTGCGCCACCATAGTGATTGGGGTTCATGCCGTCGTTGGCGGCATTGGCCAGACGCCGTGCAGCATCCAGGGCAACCGGGCGCAGCATGTTCTGCTCATTGACCCAGAGCGATGCCCAGGCCTGCGGAGCAGCCATCAGGCCGGCCAGGACAAGCGAAGCGGAAACCAGTCGGGAAGGGAGGTACGAGAACTGCGCCATGGATCTAACCTGAAAAAAAGCGGGCCGCAGACAAGAGTCCGGAGCCCGCAAAATGTAGCACACCCGTGCTCATTGACGAAGCAGGGTTAGCACCCTGCCCTTGTTTCGTTGCGCCCTTACATCCCCAGGTAGGCCTGGCGTACTTCATCGTTGGCCAGCAGCTCGGGGCCGGGGCCGCTCAGCGTGACCGAGCCGGTTTCCAGCACATAGCCACGATCGGCAATGGCGAGCGCCGCGGCCGCGTTCTGCTCGACCAGCAGAATGGTCATGCCGTGCGACTTGAGCGACTTGATGACGTTGAAGACTTCTTCCACCAGCAGCGGGGCCAGGCCCATGGAAGGTTCATCCAGCAGCAGCAGCTTGGGACGCCCCATCAGCGCGCGCCCAATGGCCAGCATTTGCTGCTGGCCGCCGGAGAGCGTGCCTGCGGGCAGATTGCGTTTTTCCTTCAGGATCGGGAACATGCCATAGACCTTCTCCATGTCCTCCTGCAGGTTCTCTTTAGGCTGGGTGAAGGCACCCAGGCGCAGGTTGTCCTCGATGGAGAGCGGCCCGAACACCTGGCGGCCTTCGGGGCTCTGGCAGATGCCGCGGCGCACGCGCAGGTCGGCACGCAGCCGGGAAATGTCTTCGCCTGCAAACATGATCTTGCCGGCCGACATGGGCTGCACGCCGGAAAGTGTGCGCATGAAGGTGGTCTTGCCAGCCCCGTTGGCGCCGACCAGCGCCACCAGTTCACCCTTGTGCACTTCCACATCCAGCCCCTTGAGCGCCTTGATGCGGCCGTAGCAGCTTTCCATGCCGCTGACGGAGAGCAGCAGCTCGCCGGTCGGTTTGGCCTTGCCGGTGGTGAGATTGCCGGCCTCGTGTGCGCCCAGACCCACGGATTCCGGTGCCAGGTTGACCAGGCGGTGGAACAGCTGGCGGAACTCTGCCCTGGCCTCGCCGCCGAAAACGGGATCGGCATTGTTGCCGAAGGCCTCGTCGATGGATTGCCAGTCGTCATCAGTGAGCGAGGCGCGGGCCAGTGGCATCACGTCCTTCTCTTCGGTGCGGATGTGCGCCTTCACGCTTTGGGCATAGGTACGCAGCGCCTCGACGAAATCGTTGCGGTGCGCCTCGCTCTGCATGGCGCTGCCCATTTTGCTGCGCAGTGCGAGCAGCATTTCCGGTCCGTTGCGGTGTTCGGCCTGCAGGCGATCCAGCACCGCCGCGGCTTGCGGGCTGCGCTGGCGCAGCGCCGGGAACAGGTGGTGGTCTTCCTTGGCATGGTGGCAGCCATCCATGAACTGGTCGATGTAATCGAACAGCGCCGTGAAAAAGCCGGCGTCGACTTGCTGGCCCTGCTCGATGTCGCCGGCGAGCGAGTCGAGCGTGGCCGCGACGCGCCACAGGTTCTGGTGTTCTTCGATGATGATGCGCAAGGCTTGCATGGGGTTTCCTTCGGCCGGCTCAGGCATGTGCGCCCAGGTAGGCGGCAATCACGTCCGGGTTGTTGCGGACTTCCTCGCGCGTGCCTTCGGCCAGCTTGCGGCCGTAATCGAGCACGAGAATGCGTTGGGACAGGTTCATCACCATCTTCATGTCGTGTTCGACCAGCACGCAGGTCACGCCGTTTTCGGCCACCTTGCGGATCAGCTCGTCGATTTCATGCGTTTCGGTGTGGTTGAGGCCGGCTGCGGGCTCGTCCAGGAACAGCAGCTTGGGCTGCATGGCCAGCGCGCGGGCAATTTCCAGGCGCTTGAGCGCGCCGTAGGACATGCTGTCGGCGCGGGCCTTGACCTGGCCGCCCAGGCCAACGAAGCGCATCAGCTCGGCCGCCTCCTCGCGCAATTCGGCATCGCGCCTGGTGATGGACGGCAGGTGCAGTGCGCCCTTGAACAGGTTGCGGTCCAGGCGCAGGTGCGCTCCCACCATCACGTTCTCCAGAGCCGACATGTTCATGCACACCTGCAGGTTCTGGAAGGTGCG
The DNA window shown above is from Brachymonas denitrificans and carries:
- the moaC gene encoding cyclic pyranopterin monophosphate synthase MoaC: MSSLTHFDATGQAHMVDVGEKAETRRRATATGHITMLPETFALLDQGQAKKGDVLGVARLAAIQGTKHTALLIPLCHPLALTHVGVEFEKEVALHRVHIRVTTETVGRTGVEMEALSGAMAGLLTVYDMLKAVDRGMRIDGVRLLEKLGGKSGHWQAGEGAAG
- a CDS encoding MoaD/ThiS family protein, encoding MIRILYFGVLRDRVGRDSEELEWNGGSTDALLQHLRERGPQWAEALAPGQVFRMALNRQMAYGEMPVPDGAEVGILPPVTGG
- a CDS encoding molybdopterin molybdotransferase MoeA, coding for MMLDYHDALRQLLASLQPISDTMSVPLAQACGHVLAADLPALHDTPQFDNSAMDGYALADPDGNGTRFTLAGRIAAGESTSLTLQPGQAARIFTGAPVPAGTTAVVAQEDVQTEGEAVVLTKPAPVGSHIRHRAEEYAAGGVLLPQGTLLDPAAVALAASQGHATLPVLRPLRVAVFSSGNELREPGTELAPGQIFDANRYQMLAWLAGMPVEVVSSECLPDNAAVTRERLQAASQQADVILTSGGVSVGEEDHIRAALADIGQLDVWKLAIKPGKPFAWGRAGHAHVFMLPGNPVATFVTFFMLVAPALRKLQGMPQPEPLAVQAVSGFERTKREPRREFLRAVAHAGPDGRWHVNALQGQGSAMLSACVQANVLAEITPDTPVAVGDPVTIYPLPGKGWF
- a CDS encoding ABC transporter ATP-binding protein — protein: MSMLDVKNLSIHFGGVKAVNDVSFSIDPGMIYAVIGPNGAGKTTLFNLITGVYKPTTGTIKLNGEEIQGKSSDELARRGMARTFQNLQVCMNMSALENVMVGAHLRLDRNLFKGALHLPSITRRDAELREEAAELMRFVGLGGQVKARADSMSYGALKRLEIARALAMQPKLLFLDEPAAGLNHTETHEIDELIRKVAENGVTCVLVEHDMKMVMNLSQRILVLDYGRKLAEGTREEVRNNPDVIAAYLGAHA
- the mobA gene encoding molybdenum cofactor guanylyltransferase MobA; this encodes MSDALPVTALILAGGEGRRMGGQDKGMTRLAGQPLMHHVIARLRPQVQQLLISANRNLPDYAALGYPVHTDETRWQSMGPMAALASLAATLAHTPGYVQLAPCDAPLLPGHLVHDLLATLQQNPALEIAYPQCGDRPQPAMALAKCATLASVPAYLASGQRSLRGWIASRAAQAVAFDDAAAFANANDPAALLQLEHLLSHDA
- the moaA gene encoding GTP 3',8-cyclase MoaA, with the protein product MQVLNDVSSSSRHQDSRRLVDRFGRSIDYLRVSVTDRCDLRCSYCIPKGFRDFEEPENWLTFDELTRVVAAFARLGTTRFRLTGGEPLLRRNLPDLARRISALPNVEDLSLTTNGTQLGKHAKALREAGVMRLNVSLDSLRGECVEQITGSDSLQKVLDGLRNAREAGFDRIKINMVPMQGVNDGDIDAMVAFCMENGFVLRMIEAMPMGHTGQDTQGLSLTALLSQLEKKYELVPTTVRLGGGPARYWVSPGTGFTLGLITPISQHFCETCNRVRLSVDGTLYMCLGQDESFELRPLLRAGCSDEELEAAIREAIELKPERHEFVERPEKTVRFMSMTGG
- a CDS encoding L,D-transpeptidase family protein, producing the protein MAQFSYLPSRLVSASLVLAGLMAAPQAWASLWVNEQNMLRPVALDAARRLANAANDGMNPNHYGGAQLLQTIQANQGRALDPATAASLDAQLTDKLELYLHHLRNGRVDPRQLGTNYDANKTDWKAFDAPTALREALGMGNLGSAFDAATPRVPMYAELRKALERERQLANDPAWAGTLPALPKGGKLGNSQAWAGLPMLTQRLIALGDLPAGTAAPATYNSTLQAGVKAFQQRYGLPENGILNKATLDKLNESPRQRADRIALAMERLRWTPMLQGHRTIVVNVPEFRLRAYDNANGQEEPRISMRVIVGKALDTRTPLFDEDMRYIEFSPYWNVPPSIARSETIPKIRRDPGYMARNGFEIVGQGGLQGVLNGTARIRQKPGRSNALGDIKFVFPNNQNIYLHHTSSPGLFNRTRRDFSHGCIRVEEPVQLAKFVLQDDPAWTEERIRKAMGAGKASTVRLKEPLPVVITYMTTVVSNGQLLFFPDLYGHDRKLADLLAQGKTTRIQPKSATALQKNSSAASAPSLQ
- a CDS encoding RluA family pseudouridine synthase; this encodes MSPNFPDTVLTPDDGTRAAASGVVILHQDAHLIVLDKPANLLAVPGRGEENHDSLSVRVQCLFPDALIVHRLDMGTSGLMVMARTPQAQRRLGDAFARRQVHKRYVAIVQGHLQSVGDAWQTIDAPLCVDWPNRPRSRIDREHGKPSITHWRTVPVPEVFPGLAEEFLRPQGLHSVVDLEPVTGRSHQLRVHLQSLGHPIAGDLLYGDAANQAMAPRLLLHAYALSLPHPETGALMHWHCPARFDLLEGLPQYRTVQVPPAQRGLNTPP
- the mog gene encoding molybdopterin adenylyltransferase; its protein translation is MENLPVIRIGLVSVSDRASSGVYQDEGLPSLRAWLERALRNPVEFVERLIPDEQPVIEHTLRTLADQEGCALVLTTGGTGPAPRDVTPEATLAVADRVMPGFGEQMRQVSLYYVPTAILSRQVGVIRGTSLILNLPGRPKAIQETLEGVKNADGQVVVHGIFASVPYCIELMGGPYIDTRSEVVNAFRPKKK
- a CDS encoding DUF882 domain-containing protein encodes the protein MIQTKTPSRRYFLGSALRATAAGTLAVGSGSALASIPSSRGLSFNNLHTNERISLVYAVGDNFLPQSMTRLNTFLRDHYSGIVGSMDPTLFDLLYRVRQALGTSQTFDVISGYRSPVTNSTLRNTRGGGVARKSLHMEGKAIDVRLPGVPLAELRDAAKSLKAGGVGYYPDSQFVHVDTGRVRSW
- a CDS encoding ABC transporter ATP-binding protein, with amino-acid sequence MLSVSGMESCYGRIKALKGLDVEVHKGELVALVGANGAGKTTFMRTLSGVQPMSAGKIMFAGEDISRLRADLRVRRGICQSPEGRQVFGPLSIEDNLRLGAFTQPKENLQEDMEKVYGMFPILKEKRNLPAGTLSGGQQQMLAIGRALMGRPKLLLLDEPSMGLAPLLVEEVFNVIKSLKSHGMTILLVEQNAAAALAIADRGYVLETGSVTLSGPGPELLANDEVRQAYLGM
- a CDS encoding molybdenum cofactor biosynthesis protein MoaE; this translates as MWLTVSVQQQAFDLGAEEQALRQHAGDAGALVAFQGMVRAHDQADALAALHLEHYPGVTESEIERIARQAGARWPVTACRVVHRVGRLQPGEGIVLVLVSSGHRRAAFAAAEYLMDYLKTEAPFWKREEFADGSTSWVAAKDSDDAARARWSDEAGPQ